A portion of the Chlamydia caviae GPIC genome contains these proteins:
- the rpoB gene encoding DNA-directed RNA polymerase subunit beta: protein MFKCPERVSVKKKEDILDLPNLIEIQIKSYKQFLQIGKLAEERDNVGLEEVFREIFPIKSYNEATILEYLSYNLGVPKYSPEECIRRGITYSVTLKVRFRLTDETGIKEEEVYMGTIPIMTDKGTFIINGAERVIVSQVHRSPGINFEQEKHSKGNILFSFRIIPYRGSWLEAIFDINDLIYIHIDRKKRRRKILAMTFIRALGYSSDADIIEEFFQIEERSLKSEKDFTLLVGKILADNVLDESSSLVYGKAGEKLSTAMLKRMLDADISTLKIAVEADENHPIIKMLAKDPTDSYEAALKDFYRRLRPGEPATLANARSTIMRLFFDSKRYNLGRVGRYKLNRKLGFPMDEETLSQVTLRKEDVIGALKYLIRLKMGDERASIDDIDHLANRRVRSVGELIQNQCRSGLARMEKIVRERMNLFDFSSDTLIPGKIISAKGLASVLKDFFGRSQLSQFMDQTNPVAELTHKRRLSALGPGGLNRERAGFEVRDVHASHYGRICPIETPEGPNIGLITSLSSFAKINEFGFIETPYRIVRDGVVTDEIEYMTADVEEECVIAQASAALDEYNMFVDPVCWARCRGEAFEADTSTVTHMDVSPKQLVSIVTGLIPFLEHDDANRALMGSNMQRQAVPLLKTEAPIVGTGLEARAAKDSGAIVVAEEDGVVDYVDGYKVVIAPKHNPTLKRTYDLKKFLRSNSGTCINQRPLCSVGDVIVKGDVIADGPATDQGELALGKNILVAFMPWYGYNFEDAIIISEKLIKQDAYTSIYIEEFELTARDTKLGKEEITRDIPNVSEEVLANLGEDGIIRIGAEVKPGDILVGKITPKSETELAPEERLLRAIFGEKAADVKDASLTVPPGTEGVVMDVKVFSRKDRLSKSDDELVEEAVHLKDLQKGYKNQVSVLKTEYREKLGALLLNEKAPASIIHRRTADILVQEGTVFDQETIELLEQESLVDLLMPPCEMYDVLKGLLSDYETSLQRLEVNYKTEVEHIREGDADLDHGVIRQVKVYVASKRKLQVGDKMAGRHGNKGVVSKIVPEADMPYLANGETVQMILNPLGVPSRMNLGQVLETHLGYAAKTAGIHVKTPVFEGFPESRIWDMMIEQGLPADGKSYLYDGKTGERFDNTVVIGYIYMLKLSHLIADKIHARSIGPYSLVTQQPLGGKAQMGGQRFGEMEVWALEAYGVAHMLQEILTVKSDDVSGRTRIYESIVKGENLLKSGTPESFNVLIKEMQGLGLDVRPMVVDA, encoded by the coding sequence ATGTTCAAATGCCCGGAGCGGGTTAGCGTCAAAAAAAAGGAAGACATCTTAGATCTTCCAAATCTTATTGAAATTCAAATTAAATCTTATAAGCAATTTCTTCAGATTGGGAAGCTTGCGGAAGAGCGCGATAATGTCGGCTTGGAAGAAGTTTTTAGAGAGATCTTTCCAATTAAATCTTACAATGAAGCTACTATCTTAGAGTATCTGTCTTATAACTTAGGTGTGCCGAAATACTCTCCCGAAGAGTGTATCCGTAGAGGGATCACCTACAGTGTAACTCTAAAAGTTCGCTTCCGTTTGACTGATGAAACAGGTATCAAAGAAGAAGAAGTCTATATGGGAACTATACCCATTATGACAGATAAAGGTACCTTTATTATTAACGGTGCTGAAAGAGTTATTGTTTCTCAGGTACACAGGTCTCCAGGAATTAATTTTGAGCAAGAAAAGCACTCTAAAGGAAACATTTTGTTTTCCTTCAGAATTATTCCTTATCGAGGTAGCTGGTTAGAAGCTATTTTTGATATCAATGACTTAATTTATATCCATATTGATAGAAAAAAACGTCGCCGCAAGATTTTAGCTATGACGTTTATTCGTGCTTTAGGGTATTCATCTGACGCTGATATTATTGAAGAGTTTTTCCAAATAGAAGAGCGCTCTTTAAAGAGTGAAAAAGACTTCACCCTTTTAGTTGGTAAAATCTTAGCGGATAATGTTCTCGACGAATCCTCCTCCTTGGTTTACGGAAAAGCTGGTGAAAAACTTAGTACAGCAATGTTAAAACGTATGCTGGACGCGGATATTTCAACTTTAAAAATAGCGGTAGAGGCAGATGAGAATCACCCTATCATCAAAATGTTGGCGAAAGATCCAACAGACTCTTATGAAGCTGCTTTAAAAGATTTCTATAGAAGATTACGTCCAGGAGAGCCTGCAACATTAGCTAATGCGCGTTCTACAATTATGCGTCTATTCTTTGATTCTAAGCGTTATAACTTAGGAAGAGTAGGTCGTTATAAGTTGAATAGAAAGCTCGGCTTCCCAATGGACGAAGAGACTCTATCACAAGTTACTCTGAGAAAAGAAGATGTCATCGGTGCTTTAAAGTATCTTATCCGCTTAAAAATGGGTGATGAGAGAGCCTCGATTGATGATATTGATCACCTAGCAAACCGTCGTGTACGTTCCGTAGGGGAATTAATTCAAAACCAATGCCGTTCTGGCTTGGCTAGAATGGAGAAAATCGTTCGTGAGAGAATGAATCTATTTGATTTCTCTTCCGATACATTAATTCCTGGAAAAATTATTTCCGCGAAAGGTCTAGCAAGTGTTTTGAAAGACTTTTTTGGTCGCTCCCAACTTTCTCAATTTATGGATCAAACCAACCCTGTAGCGGAATTAACGCATAAGCGTCGTTTGTCAGCTTTAGGTCCTGGTGGTTTGAATAGAGAAAGAGCTGGGTTTGAAGTTCGTGACGTACATGCGAGCCATTATGGACGTATTTGTCCGATTGAAACTCCAGAAGGACCAAACATTGGTTTGATTACTTCGCTCTCTTCTTTTGCGAAAATCAATGAATTTGGATTTATTGAAACTCCCTACCGCATTGTTAGAGATGGTGTTGTCACTGATGAAATTGAATACATGACAGCCGATGTTGAAGAAGAATGCGTTATTGCTCAGGCTTCAGCAGCTCTAGATGAATATAATATGTTTGTGGATCCTGTATGCTGGGCAAGGTGTCGTGGAGAGGCTTTTGAAGCTGATACGAGTACTGTTACACATATGGACGTTTCTCCAAAACAATTGGTCTCGATTGTTACAGGTTTGATTCCATTTTTAGAACATGACGACGCTAACCGTGCTCTCATGGGATCAAACATGCAACGTCAAGCTGTCCCTTTGTTGAAAACTGAAGCTCCTATAGTTGGAACAGGATTAGAAGCTCGCGCTGCTAAAGATTCCGGAGCTATTGTTGTTGCTGAGGAAGATGGAGTTGTTGACTACGTGGACGGTTATAAGGTCGTTATTGCACCTAAACATAACCCAACATTGAAACGTACTTACGATCTTAAAAAATTCTTAAGATCTAATTCAGGTACATGTATCAACCAACGACCTCTATGTAGTGTTGGAGATGTCATAGTTAAAGGTGATGTTATTGCCGACGGTCCTGCTACAGATCAAGGAGAGCTTGCTTTAGGAAAAAACATCTTAGTTGCCTTCATGCCATGGTATGGGTACAACTTTGAGGATGCGATTATTATTTCTGAAAAGCTCATCAAGCAAGATGCGTATACTTCAATTTATATTGAAGAATTCGAATTAACAGCTAGAGATACAAAATTAGGAAAAGAAGAGATTACTCGTGATATTCCTAATGTTTCTGAAGAAGTTTTAGCTAATTTAGGTGAGGACGGGATTATCCGTATTGGTGCTGAAGTAAAGCCTGGTGATATTCTTGTTGGTAAAATTACACCAAAATCAGAAACAGAACTCGCTCCTGAAGAACGCCTATTACGCGCTATCTTTGGTGAGAAAGCTGCTGATGTTAAAGATGCTTCTTTGACAGTACCTCCGGGAACAGAGGGCGTTGTCATGGATGTTAAGGTCTTTAGTAGAAAAGACAGACTATCCAAGAGTGATGATGAGCTTGTAGAAGAAGCTGTTCATTTAAAAGATTTGCAGAAGGGTTATAAGAATCAGGTTTCGGTATTAAAGACTGAATACCGTGAGAAACTTGGAGCCTTATTACTTAATGAGAAAGCTCCTGCTTCGATTATTCATCGCCGTACAGCAGATATTTTGGTTCAAGAAGGTACAGTATTTGATCAAGAAACTATAGAGCTTCTTGAACAAGAGTCTTTAGTTGATTTGCTCATGCCTCCTTGTGAAATGTATGACGTCTTAAAAGGTCTACTTTCTGACTATGAGACTTCTTTACAACGCTTAGAAGTCAATTATAAAACAGAAGTTGAGCATATCCGTGAAGGAGATGCTGATCTTGACCATGGTGTCATTCGTCAGGTTAAAGTTTATGTTGCTTCAAAAAGAAAGCTCCAAGTTGGAGATAAAATGGCTGGACGCCATGGAAACAAAGGTGTTGTTTCTAAGATCGTTCCTGAAGCTGACATGCCTTATCTAGCTAATGGTGAAACTGTACAGATGATCTTAAATCCTCTTGGGGTGCCTTCGAGGATGAACCTAGGCCAGGTATTGGAAACGCATCTTGGTTATGCTGCAAAAACTGCCGGCATTCATGTAAAAACTCCAGTATTTGAAGGATTCCCAGAGTCTCGTATTTGGGACATGATGATCGAACAGGGATTACCTGCAGATGGTAAGTCTTACCTATACGATGGAAAGACTGGAGAGAGATTCGATAATACTGTAGTTATTGGCTACATTTATATGTTGAAACTCAGCCACCTGATTGCGGATAAAATCCACGCTAGATCTATTGGACCTTACTCTCTAGTAACTCAGCAACCTCTTGGAGGTAAAGCTCAGATGGG
- the rplL gene encoding 50S ribosomal protein L7/L12, with the protein MTTQSLETLVETLSNLTVLELAALKKLLEDKWDVTAAAPMMAVAAGAAVGGDAAPAESTEFAVILEDVPADKKIGVLKVVREVTGLALKEAKEMTEGLPKTVKEKTSKSDAEDTVKKLQDAGAKASFKGL; encoded by the coding sequence GTGACGACACAAAGTTTGGAAACTTTAGTAGAGACATTAAGCAACTTAACAGTATTAGAACTAGCTGCTTTAAAAAAATTGTTGGAAGATAAATGGGATGTCACTGCTGCTGCTCCTATGATGGCTGTTGCTGCTGGCGCTGCTGTTGGTGGTGATGCTGCTCCTGCTGAGTCAACAGAATTTGCAGTGATTTTGGAAGATGTTCCTGCAGATAAAAAAATTGGCGTTTTAAAAGTTGTCCGAGAAGTTACAGGATTAGCTTTAAAAGAAGCTAAAGAAATGACAGAAGGTTTACCTAAAACTGTTAAAGAAAAGACTTCTAAGTCTGATGCTGAAGATACTGTTAAGAAATTACAAGATGCTGGAGCAAAAGCTTCCTTCAAAGGCTTGTAA
- the rplJ gene encoding 50S ribosomal protein L10: MKEEKKLLLQEVEEKISASQGFILLRYLGFSAAYSREFRNSLSGVSAEFEVLKKRIFFKAIENSGFEIDSSDTGGHLGVVFAYDDAVSAAKQVLDFNKQHNDSLVFLAGRIDSANLSGKEVEAVAKLPSMKELRQQVVGLLAAPMSQVVGIMGSALSGVISCIDQKTQKN; this comes from the coding sequence ATGAAAGAAGAAAAGAAATTACTCCTTCAAGAGGTAGAAGAGAAAATCTCCGCATCCCAAGGTTTTATTTTATTGAGATATCTTGGATTTTCGGCAGCGTATTCTAGAGAGTTTCGTAATTCACTCTCCGGAGTTTCTGCAGAATTTGAAGTATTGAAAAAAAGAATTTTCTTCAAAGCTATAGAAAATTCAGGTTTTGAGATAGACTCTTCAGATACTGGAGGGCATTTAGGCGTAGTATTTGCTTATGACGATGCTGTTTCTGCGGCAAAACAAGTATTAGATTTTAATAAACAACATAACGATTCACTAGTTTTTCTTGCCGGGCGGATTGATAGCGCTAACTTGTCGGGTAAAGAAGTAGAGGCTGTTGCCAAATTACCTTCAATGAAAGAATTGAGACAACAAGTTGTGGGACTGCTAGCTGCTCCTATGTCTCAGGTTGTTGGAATTATGGGATCAGCTCTTTCTGGTGTTATCTCTTGTATCGACCAGAAAACACAAAAAAACTAA
- the rplA gene encoding 50S ribosomal protein L1: MTKHGKRIRGILKSYDFSKSYSLQEAIDILKQCPTVRFDQTVDVSIKLGIDPKKSDQQIRGSVSLPNGTGKTLKILVFAAGEKAKEALDAGADFVGSDDLVERIKGGWVDFDVAVATPDMMREVGKLGKVLGPRNLMPTPKAGTVTMDVTKAIAELRKGKIEFKADRAGVCNAGVGKLSFDRNLLKENIEALCSALIKAKPPAAKGQYLVSFTVSSTMGPGISVDTRELMAS; this comes from the coding sequence ATGACAAAACATGGAAAACGTATACGAGGCATCTTAAAAAGCTATGATTTTTCAAAGTCATATTCTTTGCAAGAAGCTATAGATATTTTAAAACAATGCCCCACAGTGCGCTTTGATCAAACTGTCGACGTGTCTATCAAATTGGGCATAGATCCAAAGAAAAGTGATCAACAAATTCGTGGATCCGTTTCCTTGCCTAACGGTACAGGAAAAACTTTAAAAATTCTTGTGTTTGCTGCTGGAGAAAAAGCTAAGGAAGCGCTAGACGCTGGAGCTGATTTCGTAGGTAGTGATGATCTTGTTGAAAGAATTAAAGGTGGTTGGGTTGACTTTGATGTCGCTGTTGCCACTCCAGATATGATGCGCGAAGTCGGAAAGCTAGGGAAGGTTTTAGGACCTAGAAATCTTATGCCTACACCTAAAGCTGGCACAGTAACCATGGATGTTACTAAAGCTATTGCTGAGTTGCGTAAGGGAAAAATTGAATTTAAAGCAGATCGCGCTGGAGTGTGTAACGCTGGTGTAGGTAAACTATCATTTGATCGAAACCTTCTTAAAGAAAATATCGAAGCTTTATGCTCTGCTTTAATTAAAGCTAAGCCGCCAGCAGCTAAAGGTCAATATCTAGTATCATTTACCGTTTCTTCGACTATGGGGCCGGGTATTTCTGTCGATACTAGGGAATTAATGGCGTCTTAA
- the rplK gene encoding 50S ribosomal protein L11, whose product MSNKKVIKLIKLQIPGGKANPAPPIGPALGAAGVNIMGFCKEFNAATQDRPGDLLPVVITVYSDKTFTFITKQPPVSSLIKKALNLESGSKIPNRNKVGKLTQAQVTAIAEQKMKDMDVVLLDSAKRMVEGTARSMGIDVE is encoded by the coding sequence ATGTCGAATAAAAAGGTAATTAAGTTAATTAAACTGCAAATCCCTGGTGGCAAAGCCAATCCAGCTCCTCCAATAGGACCTGCTTTAGGTGCCGCAGGTGTGAATATTATGGGATTTTGCAAAGAGTTTAATGCTGCAACGCAAGATCGTCCTGGAGACCTATTGCCAGTAGTGATTACTGTTTATTCAGACAAAACTTTTACATTCATCACCAAACAACCTCCCGTATCTTCTTTGATCAAAAAGGCATTGAATCTAGAGTCTGGGTCTAAAATTCCTAACAGAAATAAAGTTGGAAAATTAACTCAGGCACAAGTGACAGCTATTGCCGAACAAAAAATGAAAGATATGGACGTCGTTCTTCTGGATTCTGCAAAACGCATGGTGGAAGGAACAGCCCGAAGTATGGGTATAGACGTCGAGTAA
- the nusG gene encoding transcription termination/antitermination protein NusG, giving the protein MFKWYVVQVFTAQEKKVKKALEDFKESSGMTDFIQEIVLPIENVMEVKKGEHKVVEKFIWPGYLLIKMHLTDESWLYVKNNPGVVEFLGGGVPLALSEDEVRNILKDIEEKKAGVVQKHKFDVGSRVKINDGVFVNFIGVVSEVFHDKGRLSVMVSIFGRETRVDDLEFWQVEEVAPEQESE; this is encoded by the coding sequence ATGTTTAAGTGGTATGTCGTTCAAGTTTTTACGGCTCAAGAAAAAAAAGTTAAAAAAGCTTTAGAAGATTTTAAAGAATCATCTGGAATGACCGATTTTATACAAGAGATTGTCTTGCCTATAGAAAACGTCATGGAAGTGAAAAAAGGCGAACATAAAGTAGTCGAAAAATTCATTTGGCCAGGATACCTATTAATTAAAATGCATCTAACAGATGAATCCTGGTTATATGTGAAAAATAATCCTGGCGTTGTTGAATTTTTAGGCGGGGGAGTTCCTCTAGCTCTATCTGAAGATGAAGTAAGAAATATTTTAAAGGATATCGAAGAGAAAAAAGCTGGCGTTGTACAAAAACATAAATTTGATGTTGGTTCAAGAGTCAAAATTAATGACGGTGTTTTCGTAAACTTCATCGGTGTCGTTTCTGAAGTTTTCCATGACAAAGGACGTCTCAGCGTCATGGTGTCCATCTTTGGAAGAGAAACTCGTGTTGATGATTTAGAGTTTTGGCAAGTGGAAGAGGTTGCTCCGGAACAAGAAAGTGAATAA
- the secE gene encoding preprotein translocase subunit SecE — MKQRNHQETLSKKISKAKKQARAGFLDEIKKIEWVSKHDLKRYVKIVIASIFGLGFSIYCVDLVFRKLLTLLSSITSFLFG; from the coding sequence ATGAAACAACGCAATCATCAAGAGACGCTCTCTAAAAAAATCTCTAAAGCTAAAAAGCAAGCGAGAGCTGGCTTTCTAGATGAAATTAAAAAAATTGAATGGGTCAGCAAGCATGATCTGAAAAGATACGTTAAAATCGTGATAGCAAGTATTTTTGGCTTAGGCTTTTCTATATATTGTGTGGATCTCGTGTTTCGTAAGCTACTTACATTGTTAAGTAGTATAACAAGCTTTTTGTTTGGTTAG
- the tuf gene encoding elongation factor Tu, whose product MSKETFQRNKPHINIGTIGHVDHGKTTLTAAITRALSAEGLANFCDYSSIDNTPEEKARGITINASHVEYETPNRHYAHVDCPGHADYVKNMITGAAQMDGAILVVSATDGAMPQTKEHILLARQVGVPYIVVFLNKIDMISQEDAELVDLVEMELSELLEEKGYKGCPIIRGSALKALEGDASYVEKIRELMQAVDDNIPTPEREVDKPFLMPIEDVFSISGRGTVVTGRIERGIVKVGDKVQIVGLRDTRETIVTGVEMFRKELPEGQAGENVGLLLRGIGKNDVERGMVICQPNSVKSHTQFKGAVYILQKEEGGRHKPFFTGYRPQFFFRTTDVTGVVTLPEGTEMVMPGDNVEFEVQLISPVALEEGMRFAIREGGRTIGAGTISKIIA is encoded by the coding sequence ATGTCAAAAGAAACTTTTCAACGTAATAAACCCCATATCAATATAGGGACCATTGGACACGTTGACCACGGTAAAACGACGCTAACAGCTGCAATTACACGTGCACTGTCAGCAGAGGGGTTAGCTAATTTTTGCGATTACAGTTCTATTGACAATACTCCTGAAGAAAAAGCTAGAGGAATTACTATCAACGCGTCTCACGTTGAATATGAAACCCCTAACCGTCACTACGCTCACGTAGACTGCCCTGGACACGCTGACTATGTTAAAAACATGATTACAGGTGCTGCTCAGATGGATGGAGCGATTCTCGTTGTTTCCGCTACTGACGGTGCGATGCCTCAGACCAAAGAACATATTCTTTTGGCGAGACAGGTTGGTGTTCCTTACATCGTTGTTTTCCTTAACAAAATCGATATGATTTCTCAAGAAGATGCTGAGCTCGTAGACTTAGTTGAAATGGAATTGTCCGAACTTCTAGAAGAAAAAGGTTATAAAGGTTGCCCAATTATCCGTGGTTCTGCTTTGAAAGCCTTAGAAGGTGATGCAAGCTACGTTGAAAAAATTCGCGAGTTAATGCAAGCAGTGGATGATAACATCCCTACTCCAGAGCGTGAAGTTGATAAGCCTTTCTTAATGCCTATCGAAGACGTATTCTCTATTTCTGGTCGTGGTACTGTGGTCACAGGACGTATCGAGCGTGGAATCGTTAAAGTGGGTGATAAAGTACAGATTGTTGGTTTAAGAGATACTAGAGAGACAATTGTTACCGGTGTGGAAATGTTCAGAAAAGAACTTCCAGAAGGTCAAGCAGGGGAAAACGTTGGTTTGCTCCTCAGAGGTATCGGTAAGAATGACGTTGAACGTGGTATGGTTATCTGCCAACCTAATAGCGTGAAATCTCACACACAATTTAAAGGTGCTGTCTACATTCTACAAAAAGAAGAGGGTGGACGTCATAAACCTTTCTTTACCGGATACAGACCTCAGTTCTTCTTCCGTACAACAGATGTTACAGGTGTTGTAACTCTCCCAGAAGGTACAGAGATGGTTATGCCAGGCGATAACGTTGAATTCGAAGTTCAATTAATTAGCCCAGTAGCTCTAGAAGAAGGTATGAGATTTGCTATTCGTGAAGGTGGTCGTACAATCGGCGCTGGAACAATCTCAAAAATCATTGCCTAA
- the infA gene encoding translation initiation factor IF-1, with product MAKKEDTIVLEGRVQELLPGMHFKILLENGMPVTAHLCGKMRMSNIRLLVGDRVTVEMSAYDLTKARVVYRHR from the coding sequence ATGGCCAAAAAAGAAGACACCATCGTGCTTGAGGGTAGAGTGCAAGAACTCCTTCCCGGGATGCATTTCAAAATATTATTAGAGAATGGCATGCCGGTCACAGCTCATTTGTGTGGTAAAATGCGTATGAGCAATATTCGTTTGCTTGTTGGAGATCGCGTCACCGTTGAAATGTCAGCTTATGATCTAACAAAAGCTAGAGTTGTATACAGGCATCGTTAA
- a CDS encoding SufE family protein, whose product MDPSVCPLHHSGCLKKQHRISQMLFPEKFHKDVLYNTLLDIGSKSKAFDKSRITRENLVLGCQSDLYLYEVYQEGRLFFFTYTEALISSGIAALFAEVYSGETPVTILTCKPVFFDQLSHYLSIGRVNGGESLYMRMKQISVRYLKSSE is encoded by the coding sequence TTGGATCCCTCTGTATGCCCACTACATCACTCTGGATGTTTGAAAAAACAGCACCGCATTTCACAGATGCTGTTTCCTGAAAAATTTCATAAAGATGTCTTATACAACACGCTTTTAGATATTGGATCAAAATCTAAGGCATTCGATAAAAGTAGAATCACAAGAGAAAACCTTGTGTTAGGCTGTCAGAGCGATTTATATCTCTATGAGGTATATCAAGAAGGTCGGTTATTCTTTTTTACCTACACGGAAGCTTTGATCTCTTCTGGGATCGCTGCTTTATTTGCTGAAGTATATTCCGGAGAAACTCCTGTCACCATATTAACGTGCAAACCTGTATTTTTTGATCAACTTAGTCACTACCTGTCTATTGGAAGGGTAAATGGCGGGGAATCTCTCTACATGCGCATGAAGCAAATCTCCGTGCGTTATTTGAAATCTTCGGAATAG
- a CDS encoding IncA family protein, with protein MKLPDTLPPPPPLPSWLVDQARESSMESSEVHSEQVLPPSSSPSRISKILSSKVTYVAAVILALLGIIACAIGTIFFPAYANFIVIGGAILSVIAIALVSALLAHGKKEVGALHAELQTSDAKIDQLLDQYNELVDEYNQDSVDDEQSIEKLTADYNTLAQQYNDLLQQYSDLQEDKSWSESEIADADAQKISQLEQQNADLVIQNNLLQEENTSLQNNCGTLFHEKTEEESRNLELSDNCKKLQKELAELRAALEKKKSEISDHKLQCDMQTSEISHLKTDLTHLQQKMADHQRASQKTQEQLEQQLASQQELVVKTEEALRTSTEEQLKLEALLKEAAGSSQDITAEQLLAVTSEAEGYKQQLEQLQLKITALQQQLEHQRQQYQEMQELDIKQEGALKQKLSNLEKDKEDLHAALETSLKKEKYLQGQLVDVEGQVEQLKQVLETEGKKLLKDIQILDQRLDVYRLNQGLILEKSVKTVKVQHVVTSKSKGQKVIRTTEHPVTSWEDKTVVVTMQAFDKKALKKTSGADVDAVSSSTPETEPTGPSEDKTTSKDAKTPAMKKPKLFSKIFRSHKK; from the coding sequence ATGAAACTACCTGACACCCTTCCACCTCCTCCTCCACTCCCTTCATGGTTAGTAGATCAAGCTCGTGAATCTAGCATGGAATCCTCCGAAGTGCATTCTGAGCAGGTACTTCCTCCCTCATCATCGCCATCAAGAATTTCTAAAATTTTATCTTCTAAAGTCACTTACGTTGCAGCTGTAATCTTGGCTCTATTAGGAATAATCGCATGTGCCATAGGAACCATATTCTTTCCTGCATACGCCAATTTCATTGTTATTGGCGGTGCTATACTTTCGGTAATTGCTATTGCTCTGGTATCTGCATTACTTGCCCATGGGAAAAAAGAAGTTGGAGCCCTTCATGCAGAGTTGCAGACATCAGATGCTAAAATAGATCAGTTATTAGATCAATATAACGAGCTTGTCGATGAGTACAACCAAGATAGCGTCGATGATGAGCAGAGTATTGAAAAACTCACAGCTGATTATAATACATTAGCTCAACAGTATAACGATCTCCTTCAACAATATAGTGATTTGCAAGAAGATAAAAGTTGGAGCGAGAGTGAAATAGCTGATGCTGATGCCCAAAAAATTAGTCAGCTAGAACAACAAAATGCGGATCTAGTAATCCAAAACAACCTTTTGCAAGAAGAAAATACCTCTCTACAAAACAACTGTGGAACACTATTTCATGAAAAAACTGAAGAAGAGTCACGCAATCTAGAGCTTTCTGACAACTGTAAAAAGTTGCAAAAGGAGCTAGCTGAATTAAGAGCTGCATTAGAGAAGAAAAAATCTGAGATCTCTGATCACAAGCTCCAATGTGATATGCAGACTTCAGAAATAAGTCATTTAAAAACCGACCTTACGCATCTTCAGCAAAAGATGGCAGACCATCAGAGAGCTTCACAAAAAACACAGGAACAGCTTGAACAACAATTAGCAAGCCAACAAGAATTAGTTGTAAAAACTGAAGAGGCACTCAGAACATCAACAGAAGAACAACTAAAACTTGAAGCTCTATTAAAAGAGGCTGCAGGCTCATCTCAGGACATTACAGCAGAACAACTCTTAGCAGTAACATCCGAAGCTGAGGGCTACAAACAACAACTAGAGCAACTCCAGTTGAAAATAACAGCTCTTCAACAACAATTAGAGCATCAAAGACAACAATATCAAGAGATGCAGGAACTCGATATCAAACAAGAAGGAGCCTTAAAACAGAAACTCTCTAATTTAGAAAAAGATAAGGAAGATCTTCATGCTGCATTAGAGACATCTTTAAAGAAGGAGAAATATTTACAAGGACAACTCGTCGATGTAGAAGGGCAAGTGGAACAGCTAAAACAAGTTTTAGAGACTGAAGGGAAAAAACTCCTAAAAGATATACAAATTTTAGACCAACGTCTTGATGTATATCGACTCAACCAGGGCCTAATTCTTGAGAAATCAGTAAAGACTGTCAAAGTACAACATGTAGTAACCTCTAAGAGCAAGGGCCAAAAAGTTATAAGGACGACTGAACATCCTGTAACTAGTTGGGAAGATAAAACAGTAGTGGTCACCATGCAAGCGTTTGATAAAAAAGCTCTCAAGAAAACTTCTGGAGCCGACGTAGACGCAGTAAGCTCATCTACGCCTGAAACCGAGCCTACAGGGCCTTCTGAAGACAAAACAACGTCTAAAGATGCAAAGACTCCTGCAATGAAAAAACCAAAATTGTTCAGCAAAATTTTCCGCTCTCATAAAAAATAA
- a CDS encoding biotin transporter BioY: MSYSLAKRSWLLGVLNSPIVKILEGSIFLTLLAKISFPLPFTPTPITFQTLGVYCIGVAYSPLVAFSSVVAYLLEGLFFPVFYGAEYGVNAFFRPTAGYLYAFPLTAAFISQLYRLYKNPSNCILVSILTGAASIILVFGSIWLAIFCYLLSTTEFLDLVLGLQLGALPFIPGEVVKIALVVQGRMAVQFFQKQYLRYR, translated from the coding sequence ATGAGTTATAGTCTGGCCAAGCGGTCTTGGCTGTTAGGGGTGTTGAATAGCCCAATAGTGAAGATCTTAGAGGGGTCAATTTTCCTTACTTTGTTAGCAAAAATTTCCTTTCCTCTTCCATTTACTCCCACCCCAATTACTTTCCAAACTTTAGGGGTGTACTGTATTGGGGTGGCGTACTCTCCTCTGGTTGCTTTTAGCAGTGTGGTTGCCTATCTATTAGAAGGGTTGTTTTTCCCTGTATTTTATGGTGCAGAGTATGGCGTAAATGCCTTTTTCCGACCAACAGCAGGCTATCTCTATGCGTTTCCTCTAACTGCAGCGTTCATATCACAACTGTATCGTCTATACAAGAATCCCAGCAATTGTATTTTGGTGTCTATTCTTACGGGAGCAGCGTCTATCATACTCGTGTTCGGGTCAATATGGCTCGCTATCTTCTGTTATCTGTTGTCAACAACAGAGTTTCTAGATCTTGTTTTGGGTTTACAACTAGGTGCTTTACCGTTTATTCCTGGAGAGGTGGTAAAGATAGCTCTGGTTGTTCAAGGAAGAATGGCTGTGCAGTTCTTTCAAAAGCAGTATCTAAGGTATCGTTAG